Proteins encoded together in one Variovorax paradoxus EPS window:
- a CDS encoding DUF2147 domain-containing protein: MKSIVAAIVLAATAVTAMAQSTPVGLWRNADDKTGEVKAEIRIAETNGALSGRIEKSLKKDTKPDATCDECSDDRKGKPITGLEIIRGGKKAEGKDVWEGGKILDPENGKEYRASFTPIDGGKKLEVRGYLGPFWRTQTWTRAQ, translated from the coding sequence ATGAAATCGATCGTTGCAGCCATCGTCCTCGCCGCCACCGCCGTCACGGCCATGGCCCAGAGCACCCCCGTGGGGCTCTGGCGCAACGCCGACGACAAGACCGGCGAGGTCAAGGCCGAGATCCGCATCGCCGAGACCAACGGCGCGCTCAGCGGCCGCATCGAGAAGTCGCTGAAGAAGGACACCAAGCCCGATGCGACCTGCGACGAGTGCAGCGACGACCGCAAGGGCAAGCCCATCACGGGCCTGGAGATCATCCGCGGCGGCAAGAAGGCCGAGGGCAAGGACGTTTGGGAAGGCGGCAAGATCCTCGACCCCGAGAACGGCAAGGAATACCGCGCGAGTTTCACGCCGATCGACGGCGGCAAGAAGCTCGAAGTGCGCGGCTACCTCGGCCCCTTCTGGCGCACCCAAACCTGGACGCGCGCGCAATAA